A window of Rhinatrema bivittatum chromosome 2, aRhiBiv1.1, whole genome shotgun sequence contains these coding sequences:
- the LOC115084693 gene encoding uncharacterized protein LOC115084693 isoform X1: protein MWKEKICNSTPIQSLNMTLTSINDWVLVCENATVITNRVRFGYFWMMLPIKEVTSHFQLVVRFPETCTPFIPYVTKHVLKFNITFPHRPKLTQYKRAWYDTRLGGLGTRMGALNTMDKEVLANRIATTGGDTGLITNIIANWIPDSAHMQQYVQKYLHLNNDLVIEGWNATWEMGHNLTAFVNWTQSHMQALYLQQQIEMIQTKLYMSISPIGKELFQSYVPYPYPVGWLPQYTICDTNWCTGRITFYNASNTLTDTVCKFTSLPFPVYLPERGSVLIQVLHTNNWIRTTNNHTIDNTICTPRLMG from the coding sequence ATGTGGAAGGAGAAGATATGCAATTCCACCCCAATCCAATCACTCAATATGACACTTACTAGTATTAATGACTGGGTGCTAGTATGTGAAAATGCTACTGTAATTACAAATCGGGTCCGCTTTGGGTACTTTTGGATGATGCTACCTATAAAAGAAGTTACTAGTCATTTCCAGCTGGTGGTCCGATTCCCTGAGACATGCACTCCTTTTATACCATATGTTACAAAACATGTGTTGAAATTTAATATAACATTTCCCCACCGACCCAAACTTACACAATATAAACGAGCATGGTATGATACACGATTGGGAGGATTGGGTACAAGAATGGGAGCATTAAATACTATGGACAAGGAGGTATTAGCGAACAGAATTGCCACGACTGGAGGGGATACCGGCCTCATCACTAATATTATTGCAAATTGGATTCCCGACTCCGCACACATGCAACAGTATGTGCAGAagtatttgcatttaaataatgATTTGGTTATAGAAGGGTGGAATGCCACTTGGGAAATGGGACATAATCTGACTGCATTTGTTAATTGGACACAATCCCATATGCAAGCTTTGTATCTACAACAACAGATAGAGATGATACAAACCAAACTATACATGAGTATTTCTCCTATTGGGAAGGAATTGTTCCAATCATATGTACCATACCCATATCCTGTAGGCTGGCTGCCACAGTATACGATATGCGACACAAATTGGTGTACAGGCCGAATCACATTTTATAACGCCTCCAATACATTAacagatactgtatgtaaatttaCATCACTTCCTTTCCCAGTCTATCTTCCTGAAAGAGGAAGTGTGCTAATACAAGTTTTGCATACTAACAATTGGATACGGACCACCAATAATCACACTATTGACAATACAATATGTACCCCTAGACTaatgggataa